One window of the Rhizorhabdus dicambivorans genome contains the following:
- a CDS encoding HPP family protein, with amino-acid sequence MGAADIALACMACGGIVGLATWAGLLASGGAIFLGSLVSSAVVITTSSGERPSHPARVGFSHGIAMLSGIALRGLLPLGPGAVALAVAIALAIVLIFDALHPPALANAGFAYASPASAEQLLGLTAATALVLVLAAIALPRLRIRPDRGR; translated from the coding sequence ATGGGGGCGGCGGATATCGCGCTCGCCTGCATGGCGTGTGGCGGCATCGTCGGCCTCGCGACCTGGGCCGGGCTGCTGGCCAGCGGCGGGGCGATCTTCCTCGGTTCGCTGGTATCGAGCGCCGTGGTCATCACGACCAGCAGCGGCGAACGCCCGAGCCATCCCGCCCGGGTCGGCTTCAGCCATGGCATCGCCATGCTGTCGGGCATCGCGCTGCGCGGCCTGCTGCCACTCGGCCCCGGCGCGGTGGCGCTGGCGGTGGCGATCGCGCTTGCCATCGTCCTGATCTTCGACGCGCTGCACCCGCCGGCACTCGCCAATGCCGGCTTCGCCTATGCCTCGCCAGCCTCGGCCGAACAGTTGCTGGGGCTGACCGCGGCGACCGCGCTGGTGCTGGTCCTCGCCGCGATCGCGCTGCCGCGCCTCAGAATTCGTCCAGATCGCGGCCGATGA
- a CDS encoding ring-cleaving dioxygenase: protein MDNSHITSLHHITICTGTAQGDIDFFVKVMGQRFVKRTLFYDGSIPIYHLYFADELGTPGTVMTTFPTRRTGQKGRKGSNQFTVCSYSIPKGSLQWWIGHLNAHGIATGEPGIRFGQRFVGFQHPDCGIDFEVIEDETDDRAPYASPHVPIEHAQRGFHSWTGSVREIEDMDFFMNACWNFEKIGEEGNRHRYRVKDTSSAGTIIDLLHEPDRRQGSWTIAEGIIHHGAFAVPDMDVQARIKFETEGVGFTDFSDRKNRGYFESTYVRTPGGIMFEATHSLGFTHDEDELTLGMDLKVSPQFDDKKHLIQQAMSDDPIVV, encoded by the coding sequence GTGGACAATAGCCATATCACGAGCCTGCATCACATAACGATCTGCACCGGCACCGCACAGGGCGACATCGACTTCTTCGTGAAGGTGATGGGACAGCGCTTCGTCAAGCGCACCCTGTTCTATGACGGCAGCATCCCGATCTATCATCTTTACTTCGCCGACGAGCTGGGCACCCCCGGCACGGTGATGACGACCTTCCCGACCCGCCGCACCGGCCAGAAGGGCCGCAAGGGATCGAACCAGTTCACGGTGTGCAGCTATTCGATCCCGAAGGGCTCGCTGCAATGGTGGATCGGCCATCTCAACGCGCATGGCATCGCCACCGGCGAGCCGGGCATCCGCTTCGGCCAGCGCTTCGTCGGCTTCCAGCATCCCGATTGCGGGATCGACTTCGAGGTGATCGAGGACGAGACCGACGATCGCGCGCCCTATGCCTCGCCCCATGTGCCGATCGAGCATGCCCAGCGCGGCTTCCACAGCTGGACCGGATCGGTGCGCGAGATCGAGGACATGGATTTCTTCATGAACGCCTGCTGGAATTTCGAGAAGATCGGCGAGGAGGGCAACCGCCACCGCTACCGCGTCAAGGACACCAGCAGCGCCGGCACGATCATCGACCTTCTGCATGAGCCCGATCGCCGCCAGGGCAGCTGGACGATCGCCGAGGGCATCATCCACCATGGCGCCTTCGCGGTGCCCGACATGGACGTGCAGGCGCGCATCAAGTTCGAGACCGAGGGCGTCGGCTTCACCGACTTCTCCGACCGCAAGAATCGCGGCTATTTTGAATCGACCTATGTCCGCACCCCGGGCGGCATCATGTTCGAGGCGACCCACAGCCTGGGCTTCACCCATGACGAGGACGAGCTGACCCTGGGCATGGACCTGAAGGTCTCGCCCCAGTTCGACGACAAGAAGCACCTGATCCAGCAGGCGATGTCCGACGATCCGATCGTCGTCTGA
- a CDS encoding bifunctional 5,10-methylenetetrahydrofolate dehydrogenase/5,10-methenyltetrahydrofolate cyclohydrolase: MARLISGTATAERLMAGLATDVADFSRAHGMAPTLAAVLVGDDPASRIYVRRKIEQCRKVGLGSIEHRHGADCSEAELLALIDRLNRDPKVHGILVQLPLPPQIDSAKVLDAIDPMKDVDGFHPVNVGRLSTGTGGLIPCTPMGCMMLLQSELPELRGKSAVVIGKSNIVGKPVALLLLEQGCTVTVCNRHTVNLPDLCRQADIIVAAAGRAGLVRGDWVKPGAVIIDVGINRIVGPDGKGGIVGDVTAEEIGHAAAFTPVPGGVGPMTIACLLLNTLQAARALRAAPDIRISDAAYS, from the coding sequence ATGGCCCGCCTCATTTCCGGAACCGCCACGGCCGAGCGGCTGATGGCCGGCCTCGCGACGGACGTGGCCGATTTCAGCCGGGCCCACGGCATGGCGCCGACCCTGGCGGCGGTGCTGGTGGGCGACGATCCGGCCAGCCGCATCTATGTCCGCCGCAAGATCGAGCAATGCCGCAAGGTGGGCCTGGGATCGATCGAGCATCGCCACGGCGCCGACTGCAGCGAGGCCGAGCTGCTGGCGCTGATCGATCGGCTCAACCGCGACCCCAAGGTGCACGGCATCCTCGTGCAGCTGCCGCTGCCGCCGCAGATCGACAGCGCCAAGGTGCTCGACGCGATCGACCCGATGAAGGATGTCGACGGTTTCCATCCGGTCAATGTCGGCCGGCTGTCGACAGGCACCGGCGGGCTGATCCCCTGCACGCCGATGGGCTGCATGATGCTGCTGCAGAGCGAACTGCCCGAACTCAGGGGCAAGTCGGCGGTGGTGATCGGCAAGTCGAACATCGTCGGCAAGCCGGTGGCGCTGCTGCTGCTGGAACAGGGCTGCACGGTCACCGTCTGCAACCGCCATACGGTCAACCTGCCCGACCTCTGCCGCCAGGCCGACATCATCGTCGCGGCGGCGGGGCGGGCCGGGCTGGTGCGCGGCGACTGGGTGAAGCCCGGCGCGGTGATCATCGACGTCGGGATCAACCGGATCGTCGGGCCGGACGGCAAGGGCGGCATCGTCGGCGACGTCACCGCCGAGGAGATCGGCCATGCCGCCGCCTTCACTCCCGTACCCGGCGGGGTCGGCCCGATGACTATCGCCTGCCTGCTGCTCAACACCCTGCAGGCCGCCCGAGCGCTGCGCGCCGCCCCCGATATCCGGATTTCGGATGCCGCCTATTCGTGA
- the purU gene encoding formyltetrahydrofolate deformylase yields MSEDYILKLSCPDRPGIVSTVSTALFRAGANIAEAQQFDDPETGRFFMRVVARFEKDDAAGFEAAFAEPAAGFDMQWSLRSAAQRRKVVILVSKFDHCLGHLLYASRIGEIDMDVVAIISNHPKDKLTIKSWLEDVPYHHLPVTADTKAEQEARIKAAIEASGAELVILARYMQILSDDLAAYLSGRCINIHHSFLPGFKGAKPYHQAHSRGVKMIGATAHYVTADLDEGPIIHQDVELVSHADTPEDLVRKGRNIEQRVLSRAVLYHVQGRVFINAGKTVVFRD; encoded by the coding sequence GTGTCTGAAGACTATATCCTCAAGCTTTCCTGCCCCGACAGGCCAGGAATAGTTTCCACCGTCAGCACGGCCCTGTTCAGGGCCGGCGCCAATATTGCAGAAGCACAGCAATTCGACGATCCGGAGACCGGCCGCTTCTTCATGCGCGTGGTCGCCCGCTTCGAGAAGGACGATGCCGCCGGCTTCGAGGCCGCCTTCGCCGAGCCCGCGGCCGGCTTCGACATGCAATGGTCGCTGCGCTCCGCCGCGCAGCGCCGCAAGGTCGTGATCCTCGTATCCAAGTTCGACCATTGCCTTGGCCATCTGCTCTATGCGAGCCGGATCGGCGAGATCGACATGGATGTCGTGGCGATCATCTCCAACCATCCCAAGGACAAGCTCACCATCAAGTCCTGGCTGGAGGACGTGCCCTATCACCACCTGCCGGTCACGGCCGACACCAAGGCCGAGCAGGAAGCACGGATCAAGGCGGCGATCGAGGCATCGGGCGCCGAACTGGTCATCCTCGCCCGCTACATGCAGATATTGTCGGACGATCTGGCCGCCTATCTGTCGGGCCGCTGCATCAACATCCACCACAGCTTCCTGCCCGGCTTCAAGGGCGCCAAACCCTATCACCAGGCCCATTCGCGCGGCGTGAAGATGATCGGCGCCACCGCCCATTACGTCACCGCCGACCTCGACGAAGGGCCGATCATCCACCAGGATGTCGAACTGGTCTCGCACGCCGACACGCCCGAGGATCTGGTGCGCAAGGGCCGCAACATCGAGCAGCGGGTGCTGTCCCGCGCGGTGCTCTACCATGTCCAGGGGCGGGTGTTCATCAACGCCGGCAAGACCGTCGTCTTCCGGGACTGA
- a CDS encoding alpha/beta hydrolase has product MSREEAVVIRYDAPDREGGRDIVYLHGRGSSEREAGWALPLFGRSTVRSYRGPLPEGAGFAWFHNMGIGVAAPDSLAEQSARVGDWIAADRGGRLPWLCGFSNGAAMAAALMLADPGAYAGLVMIGGCFAVPARNLPAGALSGKPVLFCRGREDMVIPLAKFREAEAYLTGPSNAHASVLIHDGGHELPLPVASRVRNWLDAADH; this is encoded by the coding sequence ATGTCGCGTGAAGAGGCGGTGGTGATCCGCTACGACGCCCCGGATCGGGAGGGTGGGCGCGACATCGTCTATCTGCATGGCCGCGGCAGCAGCGAGCGGGAGGCGGGCTGGGCGCTGCCGCTGTTCGGCCGCAGCACGGTGCGATCCTATCGCGGCCCCCTGCCGGAGGGGGCGGGCTTTGCCTGGTTCCATAATATGGGGATCGGCGTGGCGGCGCCGGACAGCCTTGCCGAGCAGTCCGCCCGGGTGGGTGACTGGATCGCCGCCGATCGGGGAGGCCGGCTGCCCTGGCTGTGCGGCTTCAGCAACGGCGCGGCAATGGCGGCCGCCCTGATGCTCGCCGATCCCGGCGCCTATGCCGGCCTGGTGATGATCGGCGGCTGCTTTGCCGTGCCCGCACGGAACCTGCCCGCCGGGGCGCTGTCGGGAAAGCCCGTGCTGTTCTGTCGCGGACGGGAGGACATGGTGATCCCGCTGGCGAAGTTCCGGGAGGCCGAAGCCTATCTGACCGGCCCGAGTAATGCCCATGCCAGCGTGCTGATCCATGACGGGGGCCATGAACTGCCGTTGCCGGTCGCGTCGCGCGTGCGGAACTGGCTCGACGCCGCCGACCACTGA